In Nocardioides sp. JS614, the sequence CATCGGCTACAACTTCCTCGTCGACCGGTTCGGCAGGATCTGGGAGGGCCGGTACGGCGGCATCGACCGCCCCGTGGTCGGCGCCCACACCCTGAACTACAACGAGTACTCCTTCGCGATGTCCGCGATCGGCAACTACGACGTCAAGCAGCCCTCGCAGGCGATGGTCCAGGCCTACGGCGCCCTGTTCGCGTGGAAGCTCTCGCTGCACGGGGTGGACGCCTCCTCGACCAGGCAGTGGGTCGGCTCGAAGTTCTTCGAGGCCATCAACGGCCACCGCGACGCCGCGGCGACCGCGTGCCCGGGCAAGTACCTCTACGCGAAGCTGCCGGAGATCCGGCGGCTCGCCGCCGAGGCCCAGCAGGGTTGGGCGGGCCGGGAGCTGGAGTCCGACCTGGCGTCGACCCCGCACCCCGACCTGATCGTCCGTCGCGCCAGCGACGGCCAGGGCTTCGTGATCCCGACCGGCGGGCTGACCGGCTTCGGCAAGGGTGTCACCGCCCTGACCGGCCTGCTGTCCGGGGACACGGTGCTCGCCTCACCGGACCTGACCGGCGACGGCATCGCCGACCTGGTCGTGCGGTCCGCGGACGGCGTCGCGCGGGTCCGTCCCGGCGCCGCCGACGGGACGTTCGGCGCCCCGGTCAAGCAGTTCCGCTCGCTGGCCGGCCGGGACCTGCTCACGGCGGTCGGCGACCTCAACGGCGACGGTCGCAACGACCTGGTCGCCCGCTGGCCCGAGACCGGGCGTCTGGACACCTACCTCGGGCGTGGGGACGGGGGCTTCAAGCTGATCCGCCGCGGGACCGCCTGGGGCCGCTACACGATGCTCGTCGGCGCGGGCGACCTGACCGGTGACGGCCGGGTCGACCTGCTGGGCCGCGACGCCGATGGGGCCCTGTGGCTGCACCGGGGCCGGGCCAAGGGCGGCTTCGGTGCCCGGGTGCAGGTCCCCGGCGCGTGGGATCGCTGGTCGACGATCACCGGCATCGGCGACGTCACCCGCGACGGTCGCAACGACCTGTTCGTCCGCGACGGCTCGTCGGGCAACGGCTTCGTGGTCCCGGCCACCGGGGACGGTTCCTTCGGGCTGCCGTTCGGGCCGGTGACCAGGGTGCGGTCCGTGGGCAGCCTGGTGGGTGCCGCCCAGGTGCTCGGCGACGCCACCGCCGACGTGATCGCGCGCAGCGGCCGACGGGTCGTGGTCTACCCCAACAGCGGCGGCTTCGAGACCGGCAAGCCGATCCCGACCGGCGCCGACCTGTCCAACGTGAACCTGGTCCTCAACGCGGGTGACTGGGACCGCGACGGGTTCGGCGACATCGTGAACCGGAACACGAAGACCGGCGCGCTCTTCGTGCGCCGCGGCGACGGCACCGGTCACTTCGAGCGGCCCGTCAAGATCGGCACCGGCTTCAAGGCCGTCGGGCTGCTCGCAGCTGTGGGCGACATGACCGGT encodes:
- a CDS encoding FG-GAP-like repeat-containing protein — translated: MPPSRTTFVTACQQLLALGVVLAALTPAASVISLDVVRELPTGAAGQDPLAADLSAYTRASRRPSKVPTEAVDPTVTEYSLTAPAGAKAAPRGVSSRTKAGALGGGEVTSVPEAVVGYGAVGVTWAHGTELPEDAISLAVRTRTGASWSSWMDLEYDVEHGPDPGSVEARHARPGTDALLVGDVDQVQVRASSTGALPPDLRLAVVDPGTAARTAVEKPALDTNTMDDAPGATTGATSVQPGALATDPGEGTDGGDEIDLQAATYTPRPTIYSRAQWGADERMREKSSLRYFEVHAGFVHHTVNANDYSRAEVPGIIRSIYAYHTQSRGWSDIGYNFLVDRFGRIWEGRYGGIDRPVVGAHTLNYNEYSFAMSAIGNYDVKQPSQAMVQAYGALFAWKLSLHGVDASSTRQWVGSKFFEAINGHRDAAATACPGKYLYAKLPEIRRLAAEAQQGWAGRELESDLASTPHPDLIVRRASDGQGFVIPTGGLTGFGKGVTALTGLLSGDTVLASPDLTGDGIADLVVRSADGVARVRPGAADGTFGAPVKQFRSLAGRDLLTAVGDLNGDGRNDLVARWPETGRLDTYLGRGDGGFKLIRRGTAWGRYTMLVGAGDLTGDGRVDLLGRDADGALWLHRGRAKGGFGARVQVPGAWDRWSTITGIGDVTRDGRNDLFVRDGSSGNGFVVPATGDGSFGLPFGPVTRVRSVGSLVGAAQVLGDATADVIARSGRRVVVYPNSGGFETGKPIPTGADLSNVNLVLNAGDWDRDGFGDIVNRNTKTGALFVRRGDGTGHFERPVKIGTGFKAVGLLAAVGDMTGDGYPDLMGQPTGSAMRIYPGNGLAGLKPSYVAHGRIAAGRQVPVGRWDGDGAPDSLFRSGARLTLFPGNGPGGLTDPKRLGLDLTPYDWVIGVSDVLLTGHPDLVVREKATGYLWLLQGTATGFKPRRFLAEGMGEYDLAG